AGATAAGATGATTACCTGAACGCCTCGTCATATCCGGCTGGTTTTCATGCAAGTAACTAACGAGGTCCCTTCTCAGTTGTACTTTATCTTCAGGATTCTCATCGCTGTTCTCTGGAGTATTGAAGTCGAAGTTCCGTTGGAAGCCTCTGAGGGCTCTCATGAACTTCTTGGTCGCTTCTGATACCTTGGTGTCGCTTTCGTTGGGTTTGCTTaacctataatataataaatatataaaataaaatcacttTTTTGCAGAGACTACAGTCCATATCATGAAAAATATCTTAAATCTAATCTatctaataatagtaataatactTATGAAGATTTCAACCCCTTATTGAGATTATAATAAGTATGAAGATTTTTAAAATAGATCGCGGTTACCAGATGGTCTCGATTTACTGATGTGCCGTCGAAAATTGCGAACTTTCCACATGAAAAAATTGCGGAGatttctcatatttttgtatgggtatcgaaattttcctgaaatttTGGACATCTTTTTCAACACTTGATAGTTTCTGCAACTTGGTCAATTTCATACGCCGTTATTAGCAGTTTGAAATAATTGatttatattacctatatatatttCTCACGCAACTTAgcgaaatgtttttttttatgtttgtaagCTCTTTTTCATCTTATCTATCACTAATATACTGtattagttatttacgatacaagtgcggaaaagaggaaatttgaAAGGATTGGCGATATATTAAAAcatgaccgaagggagtgttttaaatcgacacgagttgcgaattacctattcgcacgtgtatcgtacaacgttttacagtacatatggccctttaaaattttgaCGTACGCACgtaaagtgctattttacgcactagtgcgggaaaataggaccatatgtacatCTCTCCCTTCCTTATCTGTGAGTCATTTGCAGCGGTACCtaatagtacctatacctaccagaATTCTACATAGGTATTTATGTTTTCTTACCCATCAGACCGTCTAACTCCATCCATAGCATCGCCCCACTGGTCGTAGGTCGCCTCTTGGATCAGGGGCGACAGGTCGAACCTGTCGTTGGACTTGTCGAACGATACGTCGGGCTTAATCTCGCCGAAAACTACTGGCAGAAAAATTGAAAGTAGATGAAActcctgaaaaaaaaagtttttgcaaaaagttaatatttgttacaagtttatttcatttttgttacaagcttttatcgccaaACAATGCAGTGTACTTAGATGATCTGATGTTAAATGGGTGTACGGCAAACACATTTCATTTGTCGCATAAAACAACCGTGCGctttaagtataaataaatatataggcATGCTGATTTTGTTTAGTGTCGGACCGAAGCCGGATTTTTTGCTGAAAACGTATCTTCGGCCGGACAATACCGAAAATACAGTTTCAGCACGGCAATCTTTCGACTGAAACCAAAGTTTCGGCCGACACATAATTTTTAGTCTTAAATAAGTCTGCCGATAACGAAACTACTTTTGTTATAGTGATAAATTTTACATATCATTTTAATAGCAAATATATTTCCACTCACCATAATTTCGTGGAATCGTCAGATTATTTTAGTATTCCATCGCCGTGGCCGTCGAATAATTCCAATTTTAcggttagtgacttttgctaaTTAGTTTTAGCTAACTGCCATGAATGTTGACGGTTTAATAAATTCATATTTTACTtaccagccgggctagcacatgattggcgcgacagtatctcgccgcgagataggctactcgtccctctttaattaatacagttagaaaaagacgggtagtctatctcgcggcgagatactgtcgcgccaatcatgttcTTGGCCTACTGGTATACgattcataaatattttttcatcatcatcttcctggcGTTGTCCCGgcgttttgccacggctcaggGAACCTGCATGGGGTCCGCTTGgaaactaatcccaagaattggcgtaggcactagtttttattttatcgtaATTAATTTTGAGAAAAGTTTTTTTGATTTCATTTGCACAAAAAAAGAAACAACAAACTTCGGACTTTAATACCAATGTCATTTTGCTCCATCAATGCTCGATACCTACGGAGAGTACTGggttctgagggcctaccgcgaaccatatTCGACGTgctgcctctctgtcgctcttgtaaattcgtacgtaagtgtgacagggagggaTGGTGATATTTTGTGAAACGCAAATGACCCTTGCTTGCAAGAGTCATCGGGCCCGACGTCGGATTCCGATCGCAAGTGCCCGGTGGCCGTGTGGATCTAATAGGCCCTTtatttattggtgtattcccacttGTCTCCGCCGAGCACAGGTGGGAATAGATGTATTCATATGAATCATTCCCATCTGTTCCCGCCTCATGTAGGTATAT
The Cydia splendana chromosome 20, ilCydSple1.2, whole genome shotgun sequence DNA segment above includes these coding regions:
- the LOC134800805 gene encoding uncharacterized protein LOC134800805, with product MEFHLLSIFLPVVFGEIKPDVSFDKSNDRFDLSPLIQEATYDQWGDAMDGVRRSDGLSKPNESDTKVSEATKKFMRALRGFQRNFDFNTPENSDENPEDKVQLRRDLVSYLHENQPDMTRRSDPSEIDREVLIHHAVPIVMTVEGIMQVPKSDK